One Cydia fagiglandana chromosome 5, ilCydFagi1.1, whole genome shotgun sequence genomic window, CTGTATTGTAGCCTTATGGTTAATGCATTGAACGACAGTGTCAACGGCTTTGTTAGACATGCCATCACTCAGTATAATCTCCGTCATTGCCTGCAGTTTTCTAAAGAATTTATCCAATCCCCTAATAAGAATCTCAGTACCAATATTTTCTGGCCTTTTAACCACTTCTTCAAAAAGATGGAATACTTGAGTCATGACTTTATCAGCAAAATCAGGCAAGTTGGTATTGTCTTTTTCCTGGAACATTTCATGGTAGCAGGATATGACTATGCCTAAGTCAGCTAAGAGAGTGTTATTGCAGTGTTCCACCCATTCCAAAATATCTGTACTGTCCACCATGCCACTCAACGCTTGCAAATGTTGGTCTAGGCGGCTTTCTGAACAGTTCAAAAATATGTCTTGAAGAGTGGAATCAGTTTCTTGCAGCTGTCTTAATAATCCTACGCTTTCAGCTAACTCTGACGCGGTTGTATCGGGACTCAAAAGCCTACCCCTCAAGGTTTTCTTCAATCCATCAATTATTTCGCAACATTCTGTTTGAATGCTTTGGAATGACGGCTGGTTTCCGTATTTCTGCAGAACCCGTTGGGCGTGCGTGTAGTCGTGGACGGCGTCCGAGTAACGCCCTTCCTCAATCGCTTTATTCAGCTGGCTCGGAAGAAGGAACAGAAATTGAAGTTTatccaaaagttgtcgtgttcCACATAACCTACTAACATTATTACCACTTTCTTTTAAAGAATCTGATATCTGTGCGCTAAACGATGTTATTTTGTTCATGTTTTCACTAAGCTTGTTCATTTCCTCCTGCATAATCTTAAAATCTGATCTCATTTTGCGAACAGTTTCAGTGGCCGATATAAACTTGTTATAGTTCTCGTAGACTAATGTCTGCATTTCCGACTGAAGGAACTGACTCTCTGTGACTATTTCGGCCTCTTTGTCCATTATTTGCCTTAAATTGGCAAATTTTAGAAGGCGTTCCAAATACATATCAGAGTTGAAATGGCTGCCGTTGATGTCCAGAGGATTTTCCTCGTTTTCGTTAGCCTCtgccattttatatttatttactaaacctAGATTTAGTGTAGCTAGTTTTCTTTATATCCTCAGTGTTCTTAGTACTCAACCAATACAATAAACattagtttttttgtaattatcttTATCGATAacacgtaaataaattaattcgtGTCAAGATGGTGTCAAGTCATGTTGTCAACGTCAAAAACGAAATGTCAGAAAAGCTGTTTTGGCTATAGAAGAAAACGCCCATCAATCAACTAGTCAGGGGCCAACTAGTacaaaagaaaatatatagatggtcaagctaattttgtcagtagaaaaaagcggcaaatttaaaaaatgtaggcgcgtatagaaatcgtcccatagaaaatttgaatttcgcgcctttttctactgacaagatttgcttgaccaagttataAAACTCACTAGAGTTgcactagagtcagaccaagaatagtctgcagcggatttgatagcccacacacccacgcagtgcaagtgtcatttatacgtcataatttcatagaagtttgacgtttaaaatgaggAAGGCCCTACGCCCTACCACAAACATTGGAAGGGAAATGGAAGGAAACGAACTTCTAATTTCGATATTACCAATCGGGCCGATCGACTTGTtttacagatggcgccagcataggtttACCTGTCAATCCCTGTGAAGAATTGTGTCacattcttgtttttttttgttacctaTTTATGGCCCGGATGCCCCTGCGTATTTCCCTAGGGCCATCCGAGCCATGGCCCAGGGCGCCAATCCGCAAAGGGCGGCGTATGCCGCCCCTGGCGGATTGCTTTTTGGTGTTCTTCCTTGACTTTAGGGCGCCGAAACTTACTGGTTACTGGCCCGGGGCGGGGCGCCAAATTTCAAAATACGCCCCTGCCTGTATGCCCTTGATAATTTACTTACTCTTTGGCCTACTATTGTCTCAATATCAAAACCGTCAGCAATACTTATCTCAGCAATCGTcagcaataaataaaaacagtgTCTCAATATTTCCAtaaacctatttattttataaataggtatacataaagcggaatctttttttttatataggtatacaatATGGAAAGCCCGCGAGACAACCATGAACatgataagtacctaaatacctaGCTAAGATTCAGAATAgcttttattcattttgatttTCTACCTTAATGATTAATAAATGAACAAAAggttttaattataatcaatatacaaatctacatacttatacctatTTGATTCATTGCAGCAAAAAATCTAAATGAATGATAAAACATAACAGCCATTCTATGTAAAAActagtttgttttaaaatataaaatacctaggtattaagtaaaaatacatcTTATTGATGCCCACAGTCCACAGTCAGCATCAACGGATTCAGatttatcctcctaaggcccaacaaaaaaaattgcttTAAAATCAGACGAAATAGAAATGCAACTTTATTCCAATTTCAAATGGTTTAAATTACATTGAAGTAGTTAGTACCACAGGTAGGATCGTGGGTTTTACGAGGATGGAGACATAACTCTTCCTATAAAGCTATTGATGCTGACTTCCAGCTTTGGGGTTTTTACCTAAATCAAATGCATTTCACTTCTagttaatgaaattatataattaaTGTATCCAACTTCATTTAAActgaatatttacataatacaaCAAACTGTATTTATGCAAGCGAATAATAAGCAATGAAGCATTTTGATTAATTTGTATAAGATGTGTAAAACTAAGAGAAGATCTTGAATTTCGTACGTCCGTGCCAAGCCGATATCAGGCAGTGATTTCATAGAATATATTTAAATGGACTCAAAAATAAATGCTTAGGTAACAtgatttttcaatttatttttaattacgttaataatatatattaggtatcTTAATAATTCCCGAAAAGGAACAACCTTATAAGGCATATCTTCTAATTGAATTGCACATTTAATTATGTACTTGAAAAACGAAGCTATAATGATTTTTGTTAGTAGATTTATAAAAGCTAcaaattatggcagcagtttaGCTTACAATATATTTGACACGATTCTCCTaactatattaatattttaattacatttcAGCTATGAACACAAAGTTTATCATAATTGTCATAATTGTTTATCATAATTGTTGTAATTTGTATGACAATTATGATAAACTTGTCTGTATATATaaactgtatgtatgtatatataaacGAAGTATAGTTATGATTATTATCGTCACGATGTCTTCCATAAATAATCGGGAatctttgtttatttatactACAAGTTAAATTAATGCTCTTCGTTCAGGCGTGATATAAACTTTACAGTAA contains:
- the LOC134664638 gene encoding vacuolar protein sorting-associated protein 51 homolog yields the protein MAEANENEENPLDINGSHFNSDMYLERLLKFANLRQIMDKEAEIVTESQFLQSEMQTLVYENYNKFISATETVRKMRSDFKIMQEEMNKLSENMNKITSFSAQISDSLKESGNNVSRLCGTRQLLDKLQFLFLLPSQLNKAIEEGRYSDAVHDYTHAQRVLQKYGNQPSFQSIQTECCEIIDGLKKTLRGRLLSPDTTASELAESVGLLRQLQETDSTLQDIFLNCSESRLDQHLQALSGMVDSTDILEWVEHCNNTLLADLGIVISCYHEMFQEKDNTNLPDFADKVMTQVFHLFEEVVKRPENIGTEILIRGLDKFFRKLQAMTEIILSDGMSNKAVDTVVQCINHKATIQYQSIQAQFKESLMKVRQSLASKGTENPDLKEILNSLQVYLMQKIQASLLDLMAFLQNNLSFGLKAWCAKAVADNCWVIISESMTNLSDTVKKMACLQSNNNIPFELLLILAKLCLEMQDNGVSTLHTHLLKLLEESAPGLTVENKDTNSIMVHLSTAAQTALDSEVVYIGQTAAQMLRVSVLARDWLRAPEPRGPRAVCRRVVETLASADSAASQLFPTSMKQSSDSSRRTIWSRAPSSFSPINRIFSERIEVFSPAGADRAALSNGALKVALKALVECVRLRTFGRHGLQQLQVDIHFLQQRLSCMGNDERLLNALLEDALASAQLRCVDPQLMEPSIVDIICERG